A part of Saccharomonospora amisosensis genomic DNA contains:
- the rpoB gene encoding DNA-directed RNA polymerase subunit beta — MAVSPANQATAATNSIRQSTGIPGAPKRVSFGKIREPLGTPNLLDVQIRSFEWFTGSEAWYERAVNEGEENPVGGLEEVLNEISPIEDFSGSMSLSFSDPRFDEVKASVEECKDKDMTYAAPLFVTAEFVNNNTGEIKSQTVFMGDFPVMTDKGTFIINGTERVVVSQIVRSPGVYFDQTVDKTTDKDVFSVKIIPSRGAWLEFDVDKRDTVGVRIDRKRRQPVTVLLKALGWTTEAIRERFSFSETLLATLEKDHTAGTDEALLDIYRKLRPGEPPTKESAQTLLENLFFKEKRYDLAKVGRYKINKKLGLDLPYETGTLTEEDIVTTIEYLVRLHAGEETMRVGENEVPVETDDIDHFGNRRLRTVGELIQNQIRVGLSRMERVVRERMTTQDVEAITPQTLINIRPVVAAIKEFFGTSQLSQFMDQNNPLSGLTHKRRLNALGPGGLSRERAGMDVRDVHPSHYGRMCPIETPEGPNIGLIGSLCSYGRVNPFGFIETPYRKVVEGRVTDQIDYLTADEEDRFVKAQANAPLTTEGYFAEDMVLGRRKGGEVELIDPLEIDYMDVSPRQMVSVATAMIPFLEHDDANRALMGANMQRQAVPLLRNEAPLVGTGVELTAAVDAGDVLVAEQAGVVEELSADMITIMHDDGTRKSYGLYKFRRTNAGTCFNHRPVVSEGDRVEQGQVIADGPSTDDGEMALGKNLLVAVMPWEGHNYEDAIVISQRLVQDDVLTSIHIEEHEIDARDTKLGAEEITRDIPNVSEDVLADLDERGIIRIGAEVRDGDILVGKVTPKGETELTPEERLLRAIFGEKAREVRDTSLKVPHGETGKVIGIRVFSREDDDELPPGVNELVRVYVAKKSKIQDGDKLAGRHGNKGVIGKILPVEDMPFLEDGTPVDIVLNTHGVPRRMNIGQILELHLGWLASQGWKIEGNPGWAANLSDDLRDVEPGTNTATPVFDGAKEEELMGLLSCTKPNRDGDRLVQSDGKATLLDGRTGEPFPYPVAVGYMYILKLHHMVDDKIHARSTGPYSMITQQPLGGKAQFGGQRFGEMECWAMQAYGAAYTLQELLTIKSDDVLGRVKVYEAIVKGENMPSPGIPESFKVLLKELQSLCLNVEVLSSDGAAIEMRDSDDEDLERAAANLGINLSRNESPSVDDVVQ; from the coding sequence TTGGCAGTCTCTCCCGCGAACCAGGCCACTGCTGCGACCAACTCTATTCGACAGTCAACGGGTATTCCAGGAGCACCGAAGCGGGTCTCTTTCGGGAAGATCCGCGAGCCGCTCGGCACTCCGAACCTGCTTGACGTGCAGATCCGGTCCTTCGAATGGTTCACCGGCTCGGAGGCGTGGTACGAGCGCGCCGTCAACGAGGGCGAGGAGAACCCGGTCGGCGGCCTCGAGGAGGTCCTCAACGAGATCTCCCCGATCGAAGACTTTTCCGGCTCGATGTCACTGTCCTTCTCCGATCCGCGCTTCGACGAGGTGAAGGCCTCCGTCGAGGAGTGCAAGGACAAGGACATGACGTACGCGGCGCCGCTGTTCGTCACGGCCGAGTTCGTCAACAACAACACCGGTGAGATCAAGAGCCAGACGGTCTTCATGGGTGACTTCCCCGTGATGACCGACAAGGGCACGTTCATCATCAACGGCACCGAGCGCGTCGTGGTGTCGCAGATCGTGCGCTCACCGGGCGTGTACTTCGACCAGACCGTGGACAAGACCACGGACAAGGACGTCTTCAGCGTCAAGATCATCCCCAGTCGCGGTGCGTGGCTGGAGTTCGACGTCGACAAGCGTGACACCGTCGGTGTCCGGATCGACCGCAAGCGCCGCCAGCCGGTCACCGTGCTGCTGAAGGCGCTCGGCTGGACCACCGAAGCGATCCGGGAGCGGTTCTCCTTCTCCGAGACTCTGCTGGCGACGTTGGAGAAGGACCACACGGCGGGTACCGACGAGGCGCTGCTCGACATCTACCGCAAGCTGCGACCTGGCGAGCCTCCCACGAAGGAGAGCGCGCAGACGCTGCTGGAGAACCTCTTCTTCAAGGAGAAGCGCTACGACCTCGCCAAGGTCGGCCGGTACAAGATCAACAAGAAGCTGGGGCTCGATCTGCCCTACGAAACCGGCACGCTCACCGAAGAGGACATCGTTACCACCATCGAGTACCTGGTCCGGTTGCACGCGGGCGAGGAGACGATGCGGGTCGGTGAGAACGAGGTCCCTGTCGAGACCGACGACATCGACCACTTCGGTAACCGCAGGCTGCGCACCGTGGGCGAGCTGATCCAGAACCAGATCCGCGTCGGCCTCTCCCGCATGGAGCGCGTGGTGCGCGAGCGCATGACCACGCAGGACGTGGAGGCGATCACGCCGCAAACGCTGATCAACATCCGTCCGGTGGTGGCCGCGATCAAGGAGTTCTTCGGAACCTCCCAGCTGTCGCAGTTCATGGACCAGAACAACCCGCTTTCGGGCCTGACCCACAAGCGCCGCCTCAACGCGCTGGGCCCTGGCGGTCTGTCCCGTGAGCGGGCGGGCATGGACGTCCGCGACGTGCACCCCAGCCACTACGGCCGCATGTGCCCGATCGAGACACCGGAAGGCCCGAACATCGGCCTCATCGGGTCGCTGTGCTCCTACGGGCGGGTCAACCCGTTCGGCTTCATCGAGACCCCGTACCGCAAGGTCGTCGAGGGCAGGGTCACCGACCAGATCGACTACCTGACCGCCGACGAGGAGGACCGCTTCGTCAAGGCACAGGCCAACGCGCCGCTCACGACGGAGGGGTACTTCGCCGAGGACATGGTGCTCGGTAGGCGAAAGGGCGGCGAGGTCGAGCTGATCGACCCGCTCGAGATCGACTACATGGACGTGTCGCCGCGCCAGATGGTGTCGGTGGCCACGGCGATGATCCCGTTCCTCGAGCACGACGACGCCAACCGCGCGCTGATGGGTGCCAACATGCAGCGGCAGGCCGTTCCGCTGCTGCGTAACGAGGCGCCGCTGGTCGGAACCGGCGTGGAGCTCACCGCGGCGGTCGACGCCGGTGACGTGCTCGTTGCCGAGCAGGCAGGCGTGGTTGAGGAGCTGTCCGCCGACATGATCACGATCATGCACGACGACGGCACCAGGAAGAGCTACGGGCTCTACAAGTTCCGTCGCACCAACGCGGGCACCTGCTTCAACCACCGGCCGGTCGTGTCCGAAGGAGATCGGGTCGAGCAGGGCCAGGTCATCGCCGACGGTCCGTCGACCGACGACGGCGAGATGGCGCTCGGCAAGAACCTGCTCGTCGCGGTGATGCCGTGGGAGGGCCACAACTACGAGGACGCCATCGTCATCTCGCAGCGACTGGTCCAGGACGACGTGCTCACCTCGATCCACATCGAGGAACACGAGATCGACGCGCGCGACACCAAGCTGGGTGCCGAGGAGATCACCAGGGACATCCCCAACGTCTCCGAGGACGTGCTCGCCGACCTCGACGAGCGGGGCATCATCCGGATCGGCGCCGAGGTCCGCGACGGCGACATCCTGGTCGGGAAGGTCACGCCGAAGGGCGAGACGGAGCTGACCCCGGAGGAGCGGCTGCTTCGCGCGATCTTCGGTGAGAAGGCCCGCGAGGTTCGCGACACCTCACTGAAGGTGCCGCACGGCGAGACCGGCAAGGTCATCGGCATCCGGGTGTTCTCTCGAGAGGACGACGACGAGCTGCCCCCCGGCGTCAACGAGCTGGTCCGCGTCTACGTCGCGAAGAAGAGCAAGATCCAGGACGGTGACAAGCTCGCGGGTAGGCACGGCAACAAGGGTGTCATCGGCAAGATCCTGCCGGTGGAGGACATGCCGTTCCTCGAGGACGGCACCCCGGTCGACATCGTGCTGAACACCCACGGCGTGCCGCGAAGGATGAACATCGGGCAGATCCTCGAGCTCCACCTCGGATGGTTGGCCTCCCAGGGCTGGAAGATCGAGGGCAACCCGGGGTGGGCCGCGAACCTCTCTGACGACCTGCGCGACGTCGAGCCGGGCACCAACACCGCGACCCCGGTGTTCGACGGTGCTAAGGAGGAGGAGCTCATGGGGCTGCTCTCCTGCACCAAGCCCAACCGCGACGGCGACCGGCTGGTGCAGTCGGACGGCAAGGCGACCCTGCTCGACGGCAGGACCGGCGAGCCGTTCCCGTACCCGGTGGCGGTCGGCTACATGTACATCCTGAAGCTGCACCACATGGTGGACGACAAGATCCACGCGCGTTCCACCGGACCGTACTCCATGATCACCCAGCAGCCGCTCGGCGGTAAGGCACAGTTCGGTGGCCAGCGCTTCGGTGAGATGGAGTGCTGGGCGATGCAGGCTTACGGCGCTGCGTACACGCTGCAGGAACTGCTCACCATCAAGTCCGACGACGTGCTCGGCCGGGTGAAGGTCTACGAGGCCATCGTCAAGGGCGAGAACATGCCTTCGCCTGGTATCCCGGAGTCGTTCAAGGTGCTGCTCAAGGAACTGCAGTCGCTGTGCCTGAATGTCGAGGTGCTCTCCAGCGACGGGGCCGCGATCGAAATGCGCGACTCCGACGACGAGGACCTCGAGCGTGCCGCCGCCAACCTCGGCATCAACCTGTCCCGTAACGAGTCGCCCTCGGTGGACGACGTCGTGCAATGA
- a CDS encoding nuclear transport factor 2 family protein, producing the protein MPSPRRRLDGVPTPARRPRVAGLRRPEAPEGRHETEQVEAPKEPRSGKADAEREPDSGQRATERSRPSPRRKTRDAGRAKPAAEEEVTTAEVDGDPLTSARPEGESSKRPPRRFGYAAVALLLVVGLVFSGLAVLFKFRHGEVASATDNTALVDVATTAQVKQAMSEAAESLFSVDFNDLNKTQRAADRLLVNDEVKRKYDALMGQVREIAPKQKMVVTVKATRSAVVQLDGDRAKVMVYIDQTATRTDNNQTSAGGAAMWLTTERRDGEWKVVNMDTYGGDQAAPSQQPAPSSQAGQPQGGN; encoded by the coding sequence GTGCCATCACCCCGTCGCCGACTCGACGGTGTACCGACACCGGCGCGCCGTCCCCGTGTCGCCGGTCTGCGCAGGCCGGAGGCCCCCGAAGGGCGGCACGAAACCGAGCAGGTCGAAGCCCCGAAGGAACCGAGGTCAGGGAAGGCGGACGCGGAGCGGGAGCCAGACAGCGGGCAGCGTGCCACCGAGCGATCCCGCCCGAGCCCGCGCCGCAAGACCAGGGACGCTGGCAGGGCCAAGCCCGCCGCGGAGGAGGAAGTGACCACCGCGGAGGTCGATGGCGACCCGCTGACGTCGGCGCGACCGGAGGGCGAGTCTTCGAAGCGACCGCCGCGCCGGTTCGGTTACGCCGCGGTGGCCTTGTTGTTGGTGGTCGGTCTGGTGTTCTCCGGTCTGGCCGTGTTGTTCAAGTTCCGGCACGGGGAGGTCGCTTCAGCCACCGACAACACCGCGCTGGTGGACGTGGCGACGACGGCGCAGGTCAAGCAGGCGATGAGCGAGGCGGCCGAGTCGCTGTTCTCAGTGGACTTCAACGACCTGAACAAGACCCAGCGTGCCGCCGACAGGCTGCTGGTCAACGACGAGGTCAAACGCAAGTACGACGCGCTGATGGGCCAGGTGCGCGAGATCGCGCCCAAGCAGAAGATGGTCGTCACCGTCAAGGCAACTCGGAGCGCGGTGGTGCAGCTCGACGGTGACCGCGCGAAGGTCATGGTGTACATCGACCAGACGGCGACGAGGACAGACAATAACCAGACCTCCGCGGGCGGCGCCGCGATGTGGCTGACGACCGAGCGTCGTGACGGTGAGTGGAAGGTCGTCAACATGGACACCTACGGCGGTGACCAGGCGGCTCCGAGTCAACAGCCCGCGCCGTCATCGCAGGCAGGGCAGCCCCAAGGCGGTAACTGA
- a CDS encoding MCE family protein produces MLLRRTKIQLVAFLVISVLAIGYALVRFTDVEKTFGTGGYTVRLQLAESGGIFTGAEVTYRGYNIGKVGRLSLTETGLQAELNIEGDAPKVPSDLHAVVANRSAVGEQYVDLRPVTDRGPFLRDGSVISVERADTPVPTEQVIADLDSLAASVPTDALRTVVDESYNAFRGTGDDLQVLMDTTREFTTVAQQHLPQTVQLLDAGTTVLTTQNEMASSMRSFSRDLKDLSATLRDSDGELRELIDITPKVSGQVSQVLAESGPGLSTLVANLLTTSNLAVTRLDGLEQAFVTYPVVAAGAYTVTPGDGTAHLGLALNLFNPPTCTKGYLPPEQYRPGSETAPREPKQDAYCAEPPGSPIAVRGSQNAPYHGVPQKPSEQQVEANSHRDEEELASLRGLPGIAGGPGLDITSLSQLAGLPG; encoded by the coding sequence ATGCTGTTGCGCAGGACGAAAATCCAGCTGGTGGCCTTCCTGGTCATCTCGGTGCTGGCGATCGGGTACGCGCTGGTGCGGTTCACCGACGTCGAGAAGACCTTCGGCACCGGCGGCTACACGGTGCGGTTGCAGCTCGCCGAGTCGGGAGGCATCTTCACCGGCGCCGAGGTGACCTACCGCGGCTACAACATCGGCAAGGTCGGCAGGCTGAGTCTCACCGAAACCGGGCTGCAGGCCGAACTCAACATCGAGGGCGACGCGCCGAAGGTGCCCAGTGACCTGCATGCCGTGGTGGCGAACCGGTCGGCTGTCGGGGAGCAGTACGTCGACCTACGCCCGGTGACCGACCGTGGACCGTTCCTGCGGGACGGTTCGGTGATATCGGTGGAGCGTGCCGACACGCCGGTGCCCACCGAGCAGGTCATCGCCGACCTCGACAGTCTGGCCGCCTCCGTACCCACGGACGCGCTGCGAACAGTGGTCGACGAGTCCTACAACGCCTTCCGTGGCACCGGCGATGATCTGCAGGTGCTGATGGACACCACGCGCGAGTTCACCACGGTCGCGCAGCAGCACCTGCCGCAGACGGTGCAGCTGCTCGACGCGGGCACGACGGTGTTGACGACGCAGAACGAGATGGCATCCTCGATGCGCTCGTTCAGCAGGGACCTCAAGGACCTGTCGGCGACACTGCGCGACTCCGACGGCGAGCTGCGCGAGTTGATCGACATAACGCCGAAGGTGTCTGGGCAGGTCAGCCAGGTACTGGCCGAGTCGGGCCCTGGCCTTTCCACGCTTGTGGCCAACCTGTTGACCACCTCGAACCTGGCGGTCACTCGGCTCGACGGGTTGGAGCAGGCGTTCGTGACCTACCCGGTCGTCGCGGCAGGGGCGTACACGGTCACCCCCGGCGACGGCACCGCGCACCTCGGCTTGGCGCTGAACCTGTTCAACCCGCCGACCTGCACCAAGGGCTACCTGCCGCCGGAGCAGTACCGACCCGGCAGCGAAACCGCGCCGAGGGAGCCCAAACAGGACGCGTACTGCGCCGAACCACCAGGCAGCCCGATCGCGGTGCGCGGGTCGCAGAACGCGCCCTACCACGGCGTTCCGCAGAAGCCGAGCGAGCAGCAGGTGGAAGCCAACTCCCACCGCGACGAGGAGGAGCTGGCCTCGCTGCGCGGCTTGCCGGGCATCGCGGGTGGTCCTGGCCTCGACATCACGAGTCTGTCGCAGCTGGCCGGGCTGCCGGGCTGA
- a CDS encoding MCE family protein — MNRSRVKVAAVVCAGVLAGGCSVPGFSGIYDVPLPGGADVGNDPYTVKVQFRDVLDLVPQAGVRVNEVPVGRVENVGLAADGWTAEVTVLVNGDVELPANAIANLRQSSLLGEKYVELTAPPEAAAQAELSDGDVIPVTRTNRSVEVEEVLGALSMLLNGGGVEQLNTITKELNNALDGNEADVKALLRNTDELVSALDEQSADITRALDGLNRLSSTLNGQRDQIVGAIDDLGPGLEVLERQRGQLVTMLRALDELSVVAVDTVNASQEDLVANLEALLPTLRKLGEAGSDLPKALEVMLTYPFSDAAVEGAKGDYFNLYADIDLNLQEILANLSRSRQNPLQDVPILGGLTSGQDGSGDGPPPLPLPGEGGNNTGDDQRQDESTGLGGLFDLFSGGAG; from the coding sequence GTGAACCGCAGCCGTGTGAAGGTCGCAGCCGTCGTGTGCGCGGGCGTGTTGGCGGGGGGCTGCTCCGTCCCCGGTTTCTCCGGCATCTACGACGTTCCGTTGCCGGGCGGCGCCGACGTGGGGAACGATCCCTACACGGTCAAGGTGCAGTTCCGCGACGTGCTGGACCTGGTGCCGCAGGCGGGGGTGCGTGTCAACGAGGTACCGGTAGGCAGGGTCGAGAACGTCGGCCTCGCAGCGGACGGCTGGACCGCCGAGGTCACGGTGCTGGTCAACGGTGACGTCGAGCTGCCGGCCAACGCGATCGCGAACCTGCGCCAGTCGAGCCTGCTCGGTGAGAAGTACGTCGAGCTGACCGCGCCACCCGAGGCCGCGGCACAGGCCGAACTCAGTGACGGCGACGTGATCCCGGTGACGCGCACCAACCGCAGCGTCGAGGTGGAGGAGGTGCTCGGCGCGCTGTCCATGCTGCTCAATGGCGGCGGTGTCGAGCAGTTGAACACCATCACAAAGGAGCTGAACAACGCCCTGGATGGCAACGAGGCCGACGTCAAGGCCCTGCTGCGCAACACTGACGAGCTGGTCAGTGCACTCGACGAGCAGTCGGCCGACATCACTCGCGCGCTGGACGGGTTGAACCGGCTTTCCTCGACGCTGAACGGCCAGCGCGACCAGATCGTGGGAGCGATCGACGACCTCGGTCCGGGGCTCGAAGTGCTGGAGCGGCAGCGCGGCCAGCTGGTCACGATGTTGCGGGCGTTGGACGAACTGTCCGTGGTCGCGGTCGATACGGTCAACGCGAGCCAGGAGGATCTGGTCGCCAACCTGGAGGCGTTGCTGCCGACCCTGCGCAAGCTCGGCGAGGCCGGGTCCGACCTGCCGAAGGCGCTGGAGGTGATGCTCACCTACCCGTTCAGCGACGCGGCGGTGGAGGGCGCCAAGGGCGATTACTTCAACCTCTACGCCGACATCGACCTCAACCTGCAGGAAATCCTCGCCAACCTCAGCCGCAGCAGGCAGAACCCGCTGCAGGACGTGCCGATCCTCGGCGGTCTCACCAGCGGGCAGGACGGCTCCGGTGACGGTCCGCCGCCGCTGCCGCTGCCCGGCGAGGGAGGCAACAACACCGGCGACGACCAGCGCCAGGACGAGTCGACGGGCCTCGGCGGGCTCTTCGACCTCTTTTCCGGAGGTGCCGGCTGA
- a CDS encoding MCE family protein, translating to MTDTRFGRQLTRGIVIACVLGLVVAGALWWTLKDAGRKHAVAYFPAAIGLYVGNSVRVLGVEMGEVTGIQPLGDRVRVELAYDRDVAVPADAQAAIVAPSLVSDRYVQLAPAHTGGPQLEDGAVIPMDRTAVPLEIDELSDSLSRVSESLGPNGANADGSLSDLLNTLSDNMEGNGTQLNDTITKLGQAARSLSGNSGDLFATVDNLAKLSTTLAESDEEVRRFESQLADVSSFLSGERENLAATVRELGTTLQAVRGFIEDNHGRVRSNVDKLAGITRVLVDQRAALAETLDIAPLALSNLANTYNASSGTLDARANLNELTQPPVVMICNFLKQTPEELDALGELCGQLAPVLDGALPLPSLAQSVNALNNGELPDLPLPVLGQLNASGGGQ from the coding sequence ATGACCGACACCCGCTTCGGAAGGCAGCTCACGCGCGGAATCGTCATCGCGTGCGTGCTCGGGCTCGTCGTCGCGGGCGCGCTGTGGTGGACGCTCAAGGACGCCGGACGCAAGCATGCCGTCGCCTACTTTCCCGCCGCGATCGGCCTCTACGTGGGCAACAGCGTGCGCGTTCTCGGTGTGGAGATGGGAGAGGTAACCGGTATCCAGCCGCTCGGTGACCGGGTCAGGGTGGAGCTGGCCTACGACCGGGACGTCGCCGTCCCCGCCGACGCGCAGGCCGCGATCGTGGCACCCTCGCTGGTCTCCGACCGCTACGTGCAGCTCGCCCCCGCCCACACCGGCGGTCCGCAACTGGAGGACGGGGCCGTCATCCCGATGGATCGCACGGCGGTGCCACTGGAGATCGACGAACTCAGCGACAGCCTCAGCCGCGTTTCGGAGTCGCTGGGGCCCAACGGAGCCAACGCCGACGGGTCGCTCTCCGACCTGCTCAACACACTGTCGGACAACATGGAGGGCAACGGCACCCAGCTCAACGACACGATCACCAAGCTGGGCCAGGCCGCGCGCAGCCTCTCTGGCAACTCCGGCGACCTTTTCGCGACCGTTGACAACCTCGCCAAGTTGTCAACCACGCTCGCCGAGAGCGACGAGGAGGTCCGCCGGTTCGAATCACAGCTGGCCGACGTCAGCTCGTTCTTGTCGGGGGAGCGGGAGAACCTGGCGGCGACCGTGCGGGAGCTGGGCACCACACTGCAGGCAGTGCGGGGCTTCATCGAGGACAACCACGGCCGGGTTCGATCCAATGTGGACAAGCTGGCGGGGATCACCAGGGTGCTCGTCGACCAGCGTGCCGCACTCGCCGAGACGCTCGACATCGCACCGCTGGCACTGAGCAACCTGGCCAACACCTACAACGCGTCCTCAGGAACGCTGGACGCGAGGGCGAACCTCAACGAACTGACCCAACCTCCCGTCGTGATGATCTGCAACTTCCTCAAGCAGACACCGGAAGAACTCGACGCGCTCGGCGAGCTGTGCGGGCAACTGGCGCCGGTGCTCGACGGAGCCCTGCCGCTGCCCTCGCTGGCCCAGTCAGTCAATGCCCTGAACAACGGCGAGCTGCCCGACCTGCCGCTGCCGGTCCTCGGCCAGCTAAACGCCTCAGGGGGTGGCCAGTGA
- a CDS encoding MCE family protein, translating into MTSFSKRNPIPIAVVGIVLMILGTLAALNSDDLPIIGGGTTYRAHFSEAAGLQTDDEVRIAGVKVGKVTDVELDGDRVLVSFKVSDAWLGDRTAATIKIKTLLGQKYLALDPVGDRPLDPSDTIPRERTTAPYDVLEAFRGLSETVDEIDTDQLSQSFDVLSQTFADTPDDVRGALNGLSRLSDTIATRDRQLANLLANTRQVSQTLADRDAELRKLLEDGNELLEELSAREQAISALLTGSRQLAAELRGLVDDNNEQLEPVMAKLDRLTNMLQRNQESLSEGIKRFAPFIRVFNNTISSGRWFDNYICGMLLPSLGPLNEEGCNAR; encoded by the coding sequence ATGACCAGCTTCTCCAAGCGCAACCCCATTCCCATCGCGGTGGTGGGAATCGTGCTGATGATCCTCGGCACGCTGGCCGCTCTCAACTCAGACGACCTGCCGATCATCGGCGGAGGCACCACCTACCGTGCGCACTTCAGCGAGGCCGCGGGCCTGCAGACCGACGACGAGGTGCGTATCGCCGGCGTCAAGGTCGGCAAGGTGACCGATGTCGAGCTCGACGGCGACCGGGTGCTCGTCTCGTTCAAGGTCTCCGATGCCTGGCTCGGCGACCGAACCGCGGCGACCATCAAGATCAAGACGCTGCTCGGGCAGAAGTACCTCGCACTCGACCCGGTCGGTGACCGGCCGCTGGATCCCAGCGACACCATCCCGAGGGAGCGCACGACCGCGCCGTACGACGTGCTCGAGGCGTTCCGCGGGCTTTCGGAGACCGTCGACGAGATCGACACCGACCAGCTCTCGCAAAGCTTCGACGTGCTGTCGCAGACCTTCGCCGACACCCCGGACGACGTGCGCGGTGCGCTGAACGGGCTCTCGCGACTCTCCGACACCATCGCCACCCGCGACCGGCAGTTGGCGAATCTGCTCGCCAACACCCGGCAGGTGAGCCAGACGCTCGCCGACCGTGACGCGGAACTGCGCAAGCTGCTCGAGGACGGCAACGAACTGCTCGAGGAGCTTTCCGCCCGGGAACAGGCCATCAGCGCGCTGTTGACGGGCAGCAGGCAACTCGCCGCCGAACTGCGTGGGCTTGTCGACGACAACAACGAGCAACTTGAACCCGTTATGGCCAAACTCGACCGGCTCACCAACATGCTGCAGCGCAACCAGGAGTCGCTTTCCGAGGGCATCAAGCGCTTCGCGCCGTTCATCCGGGTGTTCAACAACACCATCAGCAGCGGCCGCTGGTTCGACAACTACATCTGCGGAATGCTGCTGCCCTCGCTGGGGCCACTGAACGAAGAGGGGTGTAACGCACGATGA
- a CDS encoding MCE family protein — protein MRGIAAPLTKLSIFVVVTIVFTAMLGLSIANLNLSDTKTYTARFTDATMLIEGDDVRIAGVRVGQVADVRIVDRRQAEVEFEVDQNRRLPAGVTATIKFRNLVGQRYVALERGTGEPGGYLEPGGNIPIERTRPALDLTELFNGFKPLFRALSPEDVNKLSYEIIQVLQGEGGTVENLLAHTASLTTTIAEKDQVIGQVIDNLNSVLQTLNEHTPQLSDLVARLQQFVSGLASDREPIGDAIESLGELSDTTAGLLREARQPLKQDIQALGTLVGNLNDSEPLVEHFIQFLPEKVTRMSATADYGSWFNFYLCEANGNVGVPGVVNEPVHLPVMPASRERCLS, from the coding sequence ATGAGGGGAATCGCCGCACCTTTGACGAAGCTGAGCATTTTCGTCGTGGTCACCATCGTGTTCACCGCCATGCTGGGGCTGAGCATCGCCAACCTCAACCTGTCGGACACCAAGACCTACACCGCGCGCTTCACGGACGCGACGATGCTGATCGAGGGTGACGACGTGCGCATCGCCGGTGTCCGGGTCGGCCAGGTCGCCGACGTCCGGATCGTCGACCGCAGGCAGGCCGAGGTGGAGTTCGAGGTCGATCAGAACCGCAGGCTGCCAGCGGGAGTCACCGCCACGATCAAGTTCCGCAACCTCGTCGGCCAGCGTTACGTCGCACTGGAGCGAGGCACCGGCGAGCCTGGCGGCTACCTCGAGCCGGGCGGCAACATCCCCATCGAACGCACCCGCCCGGCCCTTGACCTGACCGAGTTGTTCAACGGCTTCAAACCGCTGTTCCGCGCACTGTCACCGGAGGACGTGAACAAGCTGTCCTACGAGATCATCCAGGTGTTGCAGGGCGAGGGCGGCACGGTTGAGAACCTGCTCGCTCACACGGCATCGCTCACCACGACGATCGCCGAGAAGGACCAGGTCATCGGTCAGGTCATCGACAACCTGAACTCCGTGTTGCAGACCCTGAACGAGCACACGCCGCAACTGTCGGACCTCGTGGCCAGGCTGCAGCAGTTCGTCTCCGGGTTGGCGAGCGACCGGGAACCCATCGGCGATGCCATCGAATCGCTCGGTGAGCTGAGTGACACCACGGCCGGGCTGTTGCGGGAAGCGAGGCAGCCGCTGAAGCAGGACATCCAGGCGCTGGGCACGTTGGTGGGCAACCTCAACGACTCCGAACCGCTCGTCGAACACTTCATCCAGTTCCTGCCGGAGAAGGTCACCAGGATGAGCGCGACCGCCGACTACGGCTCCTGGTTCAACTTCTACCTCTGCGAGGCCAACGGCAACGTGGGAGTGCCCGGCGTTGTGAACGAACCGGTCCACCTCCCGGTCATGCCTGCGAGCAGGGAGCGGTGCCTGTCATGA